Proteins found in one Gemmatimonadales bacterium genomic segment:
- a CDS encoding efflux RND transporter permease subunit, whose amino-acid sequence MFISDFAIKRPVITIVTMLSLVTAGIFALFKLKTDEFPDVNPPFVTVALIYPGASPDGVEKDVVDPIEEAIAGISGVKRTTSTSEDAFGVILVEFLFGKPIQEATQDIRDAISTIRNDLPSELEEPIIKKFNDADRPIVSLALSSTGMSSGELTRLADPGITRELRALAGVAEVTVAGKLERELTVELNPTALQAAGVSVGQVVQALQLQNLATPIGRIEGEYLERSIRLRGRPEGPADFARIAVVERNGRVIRLGELATVKDGVAEARSLALYNGREAVGIDIKKAKGYSTTDVGDRVLARVEAIRAQLPEGATLDLIRNSGDRVRQSVWEVGKTLIEGAILTVLVVFVFLNSWRSTIITGLALPVSVLASFIAVWWFGFTLNTMSLLGLSLAIGVLIDDAIVVRENIVRHVEMGKSHRRASHEGTDEIGLAVTATTFAILAVFIPVAFQGGMTEEWMKPFALTIACAVAVSLLVSFSLDPMLSAYWPDPYVPPEKRIWITRLLDRFNLWFERKAESYKRVIAWALDHRLSMVILTVGTFVASFVLPGKGLLALLGALIGIAVMAWAAGTDRSIGFKALGILGGLVLAIGLERVAPEWKKVGVAFFPLDDRSEFFVKVETPPGSTMGYTRQKVNQVEAVLQSIPELRYTYTTLGSGQSGSVNVADLYVRLIPKNERPARDVEIIAAEVRDRVAPFAGSTTSVFTNDFSGGRKQLALNVQGADADALNTMAERIRSEIAQVPNVVDLGLSSKGQKPEVNVDLNRGIAGALGITVGAVAQSIRPAFAGIDVGDWIDPAGETRDVRIRFAPEYRARVTDLAQLPLVIAGPNGAPATLPLGQVAEISHSDGPAAINHLNRSPNIAVEWNVAGRSTGEVFADVRTRLAAQGIQLGAVGPNGITVTEGGDQEFQNESFQSIGLSLAAAVLLMYLVLVMQFGSFMDPIAIMASLPLSLIGVLLGLSFANYTINIMSLMGVILLMGLVAKNAILLIDFAKWAREERNLSIRDALIEAGGIRLRPIIMTTVALIAGMTPIALSTGEGSSFRSPLGVAVIGGVITSTLLTLLVIPTFYEIMFEVREKLIRRFRPLPHDGKAPSASAVERAH is encoded by the coding sequence GTGTTCATCTCCGACTTTGCCATCAAGCGCCCGGTCATCACGATCGTGACGATGCTTTCGCTCGTCACGGCCGGGATCTTTGCGCTCTTCAAACTGAAGACCGACGAGTTTCCCGACGTCAACCCACCATTCGTCACGGTCGCTCTGATCTACCCCGGCGCATCACCCGATGGCGTCGAGAAGGACGTGGTCGATCCGATCGAGGAGGCCATTGCCGGCATCTCGGGCGTCAAGCGAACCACCAGCACCTCGGAAGACGCCTTTGGCGTGATTCTGGTCGAGTTCCTGTTCGGCAAGCCGATCCAGGAAGCCACCCAGGATATCCGCGATGCCATCTCCACCATCCGAAATGACCTGCCGTCCGAGCTGGAAGAGCCGATCATCAAGAAGTTCAACGATGCGGACCGACCGATCGTCTCTCTGGCTCTCTCTTCGACGGGGATGTCCTCCGGAGAACTAACCCGTCTTGCCGACCCGGGCATCACTCGCGAGCTGCGGGCCCTTGCGGGCGTGGCCGAGGTGACTGTGGCAGGCAAGCTGGAGCGGGAGCTGACGGTCGAGCTCAATCCGACTGCCCTGCAGGCTGCCGGCGTCAGCGTCGGCCAGGTCGTTCAGGCCCTGCAACTCCAGAACCTGGCCACGCCGATCGGCCGAATTGAAGGTGAGTACCTCGAACGGTCGATTCGCCTCCGCGGTCGACCGGAAGGGCCAGCCGACTTTGCCCGCATTGCCGTGGTGGAGCGCAACGGGCGCGTCATTCGCCTTGGTGAGCTCGCCACGGTCAAGGACGGTGTTGCCGAGGCCCGGTCTCTCGCGCTGTACAACGGCCGAGAGGCGGTCGGGATCGACATCAAGAAGGCCAAGGGTTACAGCACGACGGACGTTGGCGACAGGGTGCTGGCGCGAGTCGAGGCGATCCGAGCGCAGCTGCCGGAAGGAGCGACGCTCGATCTGATTCGCAACTCGGGCGACCGGGTTCGGCAGTCGGTCTGGGAAGTCGGGAAGACGCTGATCGAGGGCGCCATCCTGACGGTGCTCGTCGTCTTCGTGTTCCTCAACTCCTGGCGGTCCACCATCATCACCGGGTTGGCGCTCCCGGTATCCGTACTGGCGTCATTCATTGCCGTCTGGTGGTTCGGCTTCACGCTCAATACGATGTCACTCCTCGGGCTGTCACTCGCGATCGGCGTCCTGATCGACGATGCCATCGTGGTGCGCGAGAACATCGTTCGCCACGTCGAAATGGGGAAAAGCCACCGGCGGGCATCCCACGAGGGGACGGATGAGATCGGACTGGCGGTCACGGCGACGACGTTCGCGATTCTGGCCGTCTTTATCCCAGTGGCGTTCCAGGGCGGCATGACAGAGGAGTGGATGAAGCCGTTCGCGCTGACCATCGCGTGCGCGGTCGCCGTGTCGCTGCTGGTGTCGTTTTCGCTCGACCCCATGCTGTCCGCGTACTGGCCGGACCCATACGTTCCACCCGAAAAGCGGATCTGGATCACCCGTCTGCTCGACCGGTTCAACTTGTGGTTCGAGCGAAAAGCGGAGTCCTACAAGCGGGTGATCGCGTGGGCGCTGGACCACCGGCTGTCGATGGTCATCCTGACCGTTGGGACGTTCGTTGCGTCGTTCGTCCTGCCCGGCAAGGGGTTACTGGCACTGCTTGGCGCGCTGATCGGCATCGCGGTGATGGCCTGGGCCGCTGGCACCGACCGATCGATCGGGTTCAAGGCTCTTGGTATCCTCGGCGGACTGGTCCTGGCCATCGGCCTCGAACGAGTCGCTCCTGAGTGGAAAAAGGTCGGCGTGGCCTTCTTCCCGCTCGACGATCGGTCGGAGTTCTTCGTCAAGGTCGAAACGCCGCCGGGATCGACGATGGGATATACCCGTCAGAAGGTCAATCAGGTCGAGGCCGTGCTCCAGAGCATTCCGGAGCTCCGCTACACCTACACGACTCTGGGCAGCGGCCAGTCGGGGTCGGTCAACGTCGCGGACCTGTACGTCAGGCTGATCCCCAAGAATGAGCGCCCGGCCCGGGACGTGGAGATCATCGCGGCCGAAGTGCGTGACCGAGTGGCGCCGTTCGCGGGCTCGACGACGTCTGTCTTCACCAACGACTTCAGCGGCGGCCGGAAGCAGCTCGCGCTCAACGTTCAGGGTGCGGACGCCGATGCACTGAACACCATGGCTGAACGGATCCGGAGCGAAATTGCTCAGGTGCCGAACGTGGTCGACCTGGGCCTCTCGAGTAAGGGCCAGAAGCCCGAGGTCAATGTCGACCTCAACCGGGGGATTGCTGGTGCACTCGGTATCACGGTCGGGGCTGTAGCTCAGTCGATTCGGCCCGCCTTCGCCGGGATCGACGTCGGCGACTGGATCGACCCCGCCGGCGAGACCCGTGACGTCCGGATCCGGTTCGCGCCGGAGTATCGGGCCCGCGTGACGGATCTGGCGCAGTTGCCGCTCGTCATTGCCGGCCCCAATGGGGCGCCGGCAACGCTTCCGCTCGGGCAGGTTGCCGAGATCAGCCACAGCGACGGGCCGGCGGCGATCAACCACCTGAACCGATCGCCCAATATCGCGGTCGAGTGGAATGTTGCCGGGCGTTCGACGGGTGAGGTGTTTGCCGATGTCCGCACCCGCCTCGCCGCGCAGGGGATTCAGTTGGGCGCCGTCGGCCCCAATGGCATCACCGTGACCGAAGGTGGCGACCAGGAGTTCCAGAACGAGTCATTCCAGAGCATCGGCCTCTCGCTTGCCGCGGCCGTCCTCCTGATGTACCTCGTGCTCGTGATGCAGTTCGGATCGTTCATGGACCCGATTGCCATCATGGCGTCGCTGCCGCTGTCGCTCATTGGCGTACTCTTGGGCTTATCTTTCGCCAACTATACGATCAACATCATGAGTCTGATGGGCGTGATCCTGCTCATGGGCCTCGTCGCCAAGAACGCGATTCTGCTGATCGATTTCGCCAAGTGGGCGCGGGAGGAACGGAACCTGTCGATTCGTGACGCGCTGATCGAGGCCGGCGGCATCCGGCTCCGCCCGATCATCATGACCACGGTGGCCCTGATTGCCGGCATGACGCCGATTGCCCTCAGCACGGGAGAGGGC